Part of the Thermosipho japonicus genome is shown below.
TTGCTAAATTTATCACTAATATCAGGTGTAATTTCTCCTGTGTCATCAAAGGTTGTGCCATCGCTTAATATTAGGTATGTCCCTAGATAGCCTTCCTTTTTTAGAGAATTTTTTGCATTCCTAACTCCCCAAGAAATTTGTTTTTTTCCAAGGTCGGTTGTTGAGTTCATCAAATAAGGAGCAAGAGAGCCACCAGTAGCGTATTTGTATAGAGGGTCAATGATAGTTTTAAGGCCAGCTTGAATGTCTTTTGAGATAGAAGTTAAAACAAGGTGATTAATTTTTTGAGCACTTTGTGAGATATTTTTAAAAGAAAGGTAAGAAGATATTGTTACGCTAGTAACAGTTGCAAGAATTGAAACAAGAACAAGCGCAAGTACTAACTTTACTTGTAATTTCATTCAAAACACCTCCAATAGGTTCATTTTACATTATATTATATCATATACTATTTTATCAGTTTTTTAATTGTTTAGAAGTCTTTTTCTTTAGGGAATACGTGCTTGATATACGATTATATTTATTTTTCTTTTCTATTTATGTTTATTTTAAACTTTTTGTTTTTTTAGTAACAAGTTTGTAAGAGGGGATTTTTGGGTTTGAAAATAATCCCCTCGTTTTTGAGGGGATTATTTTTGTCAATATAGATGGCAGGAGACAATGTGATTTTTAACTTTTTTTAGAGGAGGTTCTACTTCTTTGCAAATATCCATTGCATATGGACATCGTGGGTGAAATTTGCAACCTTTTGGAGGGTTAATAGGATTTGGAACTTCACCTTCGGGAATAATTTTTTCCTTTTTTCTTTTTGGATCAGGTTCTGGAACAGCTGAAATTAATGCTTTGGTATATGGATGCAATGGTTCTTTGTAGATTTCTTTAAAATCACCAATTTCTACTATTTTTCCAAGATACATAACACCAATTTTGTTACATATGTATTTTGTTGTTGCAAGGTCGTGGGTGATAAATAGGAAAGTTAAATCAAATTCATTTTTCAGATCTATTAATAATTTTAAGAGCTGAGATCTAACAGAAACATCGAGCATTGCAATTGCCTCATCAGCAACTACAAACTTTGGTCTTAAAATCAAAGCACGTGCTATAACTATTCTTTGCATTTGCCCGCCGGATAATTCGTGAGGATATCTATAGTAAAAATCTTCAGGAGGTGATAAATTTACTCTTTCAAGCATTTTCATTACAAGCATTTTTCTCTCCTGATTGCTACCACCTATATTATGAATTTCAAGACCATGTTTGATTGCATCGCCAACTTTCATATATGGATTCAATGCTGCCATAGGATCTTGAAATATTATTTGCATGTTTTTCCTAAATTTTCTTAATTCTTCTTTTGAAAGTTTGGTAATATCGGTATCTTCAAAAAATATTTTTCCAGAAGTTGGTTCAATTAATCTTAAAATTAACCTCCCTGTGGTAGTTTTACCACTTCCTGACTCTCCAACCAACCCGAATGTCTCGCCTTTTGAAATACTAAAACTAACTCCATCAACAGCTTTTACAAATCTTTGAGGAACTCTCAAAAGAACTTCTCCAACCGTTCGTTTAACTGGAAAATATTTTTTTAGATTTTCGACTTTAATCATTGTTTCACCTCACTATATAACCAGCATTTAACTTTTGATTCATCAACCTCAACTACCGGTGGTTCCTTTAGTTTACAAATTTCTTTTTTGTATGGACATCTATCTACGAATCTACATCCAATTGGTGGATTTGAAAGATCGGGTGGGGAGCCAGGTATGTATTTTAAGTCTAAGTCGTTTATGTTTGTGTTTGGAATACTTTGTAGCAGTAATTTTGTGTAAGGATGCTTTGGCTTATAGTACAGATCTTCACTTCTAGCTTCTTCTACGATATGTCCACCGTACATAACGCAGATTTTATCAGCCATTTCAGCGACAACACCTAGATCGTGTGTGATTAGTATCATTGACATATTGTATTCTTTTCTTAGTTCATTTAGTAGTTTCATAATTTGTGCTTGGACAATAACATCTAATGATGTTGTTGGTTCATCGGCTATTACAAGAATTGGGTTTAAAACCAGTGTAAGAGCAATCATAACTCTTTGTCTCATTCCACCACTGAATTGGAAAGAATATTCTTTCATTCTTTCCGGTTCAATTCCAACCTTTTCGAGAACTTTTGCTGTTCTCTTTCGAGCTTC
Proteins encoded:
- a CDS encoding ABC transporter ATP-binding protein, which produces MIKVENLKKYFPVKRTVGEVLLRVPQRFVKAVDGVSFSISKGETFGLVGESGSGKTTTGRLILRLIEPTSGKIFFEDTDITKLSKEELRKFRKNMQIIFQDPMAALNPYMKVGDAIKHGLEIHNIGGSNQERKMLVMKMLERVNLSPPEDFYYRYPHELSGGQMQRIVIARALILRPKFVVADEAIAMLDVSVRSQLLKLLIDLKNEFDLTFLFITHDLATTKYICNKIGVMYLGKIVEIGDFKEIYKEPLHPYTKALISAVPEPDPKRKKEKIIPEGEVPNPINPPKGCKFHPRCPYAMDICKEVEPPLKKVKNHIVSCHLY
- a CDS encoding oligopeptide/dipeptide ABC transporter ATP-binding protein, which encodes MFFEAKNLKIYYKTKKGFVKAVDNISLNIEKGQTVGLVGESGCGKSTFGQGLLKILPPTTYYDGSVKIENQELINLPEYKMRKIRGKKIGMIFQDPMTSLNPVMKIEKLFYETLKTHEPEITKEEARKRTAKVLEKVGIEPERMKEYSFQFSGGMRQRVMIALTLVLNPILVIADEPTTSLDVIVQAQIMKLLNELRKEYNMSMILITHDLGVVAEMADKICVMYGGHIVEEARSEDLYYKPKHPYTKLLLQSIPNTNINDLDLKYIPGSPPDLSNPPIGCRFVDRCPYKKEICKLKEPPVVEVDESKVKCWLYSEVKQ